In Streptomyces sannanensis, the DNA window CGTCGCTTTTGCTGCTGGCGATCGCCGCGCTCCAGGCGCTTGCAGCGCTGCTTCAACTGGTGTTGTCCCGGTCCGTCCGTCGCGTGCTGAACGGATGCGGCAGCCCAGCCCGCGCATGCCGGCCCGAGGGCGTGGCAGGACCTTGACCTGGTCCTGGGAGTCCGAACCTGTCGGGCGCGGCCCCGAACTCGCGGCAAGAGCCGCGGCAGCTCGCCTATATCCAAAACCGAGCCCGGAAATCCGCAGAACCGGCAATTTCCGGACCGCGAGTCTCCAAGACGCTAGAAACAAGCCGCACCGGGGAGTGGATCGGGCCCGGCGGGGGTGCCGCCGCGGCATACGTCCGACCATCAGACAGCCGGAGGGCCGTATGCGGATCATGGTAATTGCGAGCGCGTACAACAGTCTGACCCAGCGCGTCGAGGCGGAACTCGGCGACCAAGGGCATGGCGTCCACGTCCAACTGGCCGTGTCCGACGAGGAATTGTGTGCCGCCGCACGACGGTTGGACCCTCATCTGGTCCTGGCCCCGATGCTCAAGACCGCGATACCCAAACAGCTCTGGGCCGAGCGGCTGTGCCTCGTCGTCCATCCGGGCCCCATGGGGGACCGGGGGCCGTCCTCGCTGGACTGGGCCATCGACAGCGGAGAACGCCGATGGGGCGTCACCGTCCTCCAAGCCGTGGAGGAGATGGACGCCGGAGACATCTGGGCGTCGGTGCCCTGCGAGCTCCCCGAGGCCGCCAAGAGCGATCTGTACCGCAACGAGGTCGCAGATGCCGCGCTCGAGGCGGTGCATCTGGCCGTGGCACGGTACGCCTCCGGAACGTATGTCCCCGAACCGCTCGACTACGCCCGCCCCGATGTCCTCGGGAAGCCCCGCCCGTACTTCACCCAGGACCGCAGGCGCATCGACTGGACCAGCGACACCACGCAGACCGTCGTCCGCAAATTGCGTGCCGCGGACTCCTTCCCCGGGGTGCTCGACGAGTGGGGGAACCGTGAGTACTTCCTCTACGGCGGCCACACCGAGGACCAGTTGTGCGGCAGTCCCGGCCGGATCGTCGCGCGCCGTGGCGGAGCCGTGTGCCGCGCCACCGTCGACGGCGCGGTGTGGATCACCCAGATGCGGCCGCGCCGTACCCCCGGCGGTCCGGCGACATTCAAGATGCCCGCCACACTCGCGCTCGGCGACCGGGCCCGGCTGCTGCCGCGGATACCGGCGCCCCTCGACCTCCCCGAGGGCCGCAGGACCTGGACCGACATCCGCTACCGCGAGCGCGGCCGGGTCGGCTTCCTGCGCTTCTCCTTCCCGGCCGGGGCCATGTCCACCGCACAGTGCAGGCGACTGCTCGCCGCCTACCACCACGCCGTCTCGCGTCCGACCGACGTGCTCGTCCTCGGCGGCGCCCGGGACTTCTTCTCCAACGGTATCCATCTCGGTGTCATCGAGGCGTCGTC includes these proteins:
- a CDS encoding hydrogenase maturation protein is translated as MRIMVIASAYNSLTQRVEAELGDQGHGVHVQLAVSDEELCAAARRLDPHLVLAPMLKTAIPKQLWAERLCLVVHPGPMGDRGPSSLDWAIDSGERRWGVTVLQAVEEMDAGDIWASVPCELPEAAKSDLYRNEVADAALEAVHLAVARYASGTYVPEPLDYARPDVLGKPRPYFTQDRRRIDWTSDTTQTVVRKLRAADSFPGVLDEWGNREYFLYGGHTEDQLCGSPGRIVARRGGAVCRATVDGAVWITQMRPRRTPGGPATFKMPATLALGDRARLLPRIPAPLDLPEGRRTWTDIRYRERGRVGFLRFSFPAGAMSTAQCRRLLAAYHHAVSRPTDVLVLGGARDFFSNGIHLGVIEASSDPARESWENINAMDDLVQAVLDTTDRLTVAAVGGNAAAGGVMLALAADEVWCRRGAVLNPHYRRMGLYGSEYWTYTLPRRVGAAEARRLTEEARPLSAVHARHLGLVDRVVPAAPGAFEAQVAQLAAAAADLPGLPARLRDKRSRRAAQEEIKPLAWYRADELARMRRNFYEAGEPYHRLRSAFIRKQPAAGPSVPPAPSSPTAPR